In Vibrio tritonius, the following are encoded in one genomic region:
- a CDS encoding calcium/sodium antiporter, with protein sequence MFEAVGLLVLGLILLVWSADKLVFGSAAIARNFGISPLVIGMTILAMGSSAPEMMVSATAALSDKTDTAVGNVLGSNIANIALILGITALIKPLSISSAVLRRELPLMIAVTVLAGFLLRDNHLGFGEGVLLFALFGAFILGMLQISRMEKKRGDNLLDEHESEIPDDVPNGKALFWLVFGLVLLPVSADLLVDNAVIIAKYFGMSDLVIGLTIIAIGTSLPELAASLAGVLKGEDDMAVGNIIGSNVFNILAVMGIPGILNPSYLSEHAMGRDFWVLLAVSLLLVVMALGKSRSINRIEGSILFIIFLAYQSYLFMNMSA encoded by the coding sequence ATGTTTGAAGCAGTTGGATTGCTCGTTCTCGGTCTCATCCTACTCGTTTGGAGTGCCGACAAACTGGTCTTTGGGTCTGCGGCAATAGCCCGCAATTTTGGGATTTCACCGCTAGTCATCGGTATGACCATCTTAGCAATGGGCTCTTCGGCACCAGAAATGATGGTGTCCGCTACCGCAGCTCTAAGTGATAAAACCGATACTGCCGTAGGTAATGTTCTGGGATCAAACATCGCAAATATTGCGTTGATTCTCGGTATTACCGCTCTAATTAAACCGCTCTCTATTAGTTCCGCTGTATTACGCCGCGAATTACCTTTGATGATTGCTGTCACAGTATTGGCGGGCTTTCTTTTGCGTGATAATCACCTTGGGTTTGGCGAGGGCGTTCTCCTGTTCGCACTATTTGGCGCGTTTATTCTTGGAATGCTGCAAATTAGCCGTATGGAGAAAAAACGTGGCGATAACCTGCTCGATGAACATGAATCTGAAATCCCTGATGATGTACCAAATGGTAAAGCCCTCTTCTGGCTGGTATTTGGCTTAGTTCTGCTTCCTGTATCAGCAGACTTGCTGGTAGATAATGCAGTCATCATTGCTAAATACTTTGGCATGAGTGATTTGGTTATTGGCTTAACCATCATCGCTATTGGTACCAGTTTACCTGAATTAGCCGCTTCCCTTGCTGGTGTGTTGAAAGGCGAAGATGATATGGCCGTTGGCAATATCATTGGTTCAAACGTATTTAATATTTTGGCGGTAATGGGCATTCCTGGCATCTTAAACCCGTCTTACTTAAGCGAACATGCTATGGGCCGTGATTTCTGGGTTCTGCTTGCAGTTTCGCTACTGCTAGTCGTGATGGCTTTAGGCAAATCACGTAGCATTAATCGAATTGAGGGCTCGATTCTGTTTATCATTTTTCTGGCCTATCAAAGTTATTTGTTCATGAACATGAGCGCGTAG
- the kdsD gene encoding arabinose-5-phosphate isomerase KdsD, producing the protein MLPGFSYQKAAKQVLATEIEGLQQLDQYFNDDFTRACDLILNNSGGKVIVMGMGKSGHIGRKIAATFASTGTSAFFVHPGEAAHGDLGMITSQDIVLAISNSGESSEIVSLFPVLKRLNIRIISMTGKPESTMAKLADVHLQISVPQEACPLGLAPTSSTTATLVMGDAIAIALLQARGFTSEDFALSHPGGALGRKLLLKLSDIMHSGDELPMVKPTALIRDALLEISQKGLGMTAIVDDKHNLIGIFTDGDLRRILDKRVDIHCATIDTVMTKNPTVATPNLLAVEGVNLMQDKRINGLMLVDDGKLVGALNMHDLLKAGVM; encoded by the coding sequence ATGTTGCCTGGCTTTAGTTATCAAAAAGCAGCAAAACAAGTATTAGCCACTGAAATAGAAGGCTTACAGCAATTAGACCAATACTTTAACGACGACTTTACTCGTGCCTGTGACCTCATTTTGAATAACTCTGGCGGGAAAGTCATTGTTATGGGAATGGGCAAATCTGGTCATATTGGTCGTAAGATTGCAGCCACCTTTGCGAGTACAGGCACTTCTGCGTTTTTTGTTCATCCCGGCGAAGCTGCACATGGCGACCTTGGCATGATTACCTCACAAGATATTGTATTGGCAATATCTAACTCGGGTGAATCATCGGAAATTGTCTCGCTTTTTCCCGTTCTAAAACGGCTTAACATTCGCATCATTAGCATGACGGGTAAGCCAGAATCCACCATGGCAAAGCTGGCTGATGTCCATTTACAAATCAGCGTACCCCAAGAAGCATGCCCGTTAGGTTTAGCACCGACATCAAGCACGACAGCCACTCTAGTGATGGGCGATGCCATCGCGATCGCCCTACTTCAAGCGCGTGGTTTTACCTCTGAAGACTTTGCTCTGTCTCATCCAGGAGGAGCGTTAGGACGTAAGTTACTGCTTAAGCTGAGTGACATCATGCACTCTGGTGATGAATTACCAATGGTGAAACCAACTGCGTTGATTCGTGATGCGCTGCTTGAAATTAGCCAAAAAGGTCTTGGCATGACGGCTATTGTGGATGACAAACACAATTTAATCGGTATCTTTACCGATGGTGATTTACGCCGCATCCTCGATAAACGAGTTGATATCCATTGCGCAACGATTGACACGGTAATGACGAAAAACCCTACAGTCGCAACACCTAATTTGTTAGCGGTTGAAGGTGTTAACCTCATGCAAGATAAACGCATTAACGGCTTGATGTTGGTTGACGATGGGAAATTAGTAGGCGCATTAAACATGCATGATTTATTAAAAGCGGGAGTGATGTAA
- the kdsC gene encoding 3-deoxy-manno-octulosonate-8-phosphatase KdsC produces the protein MTQQVDTLYGSVDARILEIAKNIKLLICDVDGVFSDGLVYMGNNGEELKTFHTRDGYGVKSLMNAGIEIAIITGRQSQIVTNRMNALGIKLVYQGQDDKVKAYQDICQKLSVAPEHTGYIGDDLIDWPVMEKVGLQVCVADGHPLLARRANYVTQTKGGHGAVREVCDLILQARDELDVHKGLSI, from the coding sequence ATGACTCAGCAAGTAGACACATTGTACGGCTCAGTCGACGCCCGTATCTTAGAGATCGCGAAAAACATCAAGCTACTCATTTGTGATGTAGATGGCGTTTTTTCCGATGGCCTTGTGTATATGGGCAATAACGGTGAAGAGTTAAAAACATTTCATACCCGAGATGGTTATGGTGTAAAAAGCCTCATGAATGCAGGTATTGAAATAGCGATTATCACTGGACGCCAATCGCAAATTGTTACAAATCGAATGAACGCTTTGGGTATCAAACTTGTCTACCAAGGACAAGATGACAAAGTGAAAGCTTATCAGGATATTTGCCAAAAATTGTCGGTAGCACCTGAGCACACAGGTTATATTGGCGATGATTTAATAGATTGGCCTGTAATGGAAAAAGTGGGATTGCAAGTGTGTGTTGCAGACGGGCACCCCTTACTGGCACGTCGTGCTAACTATGTCACCCAAACCAAAGGGGGTCATGGTGCAGTGCGCGAAGTGTGCGATTTGATCCTTCAGGCACGAGATGAACTCGACGTGCATAAAGGTCTGAGTATATGA
- the lptC gene encoding LPS export ABC transporter periplasmic protein LptC, producing MSVSRIIYVILFFIASWSLYYLMDKESKPDIQVAPNAELPMFSGNNLNNVSYNNLGVRSYVIESDHLEYYAKSGDTLFQSPVLKVYQDGTTQEWEITADRAVLSKKQVLTLYDNVTAKNLFKDSGFSKMVTKQLSIKLDSRDFWADTPVDLFGPQFETHGQAMKGNFADNSAVLYKHVQGRYENFTP from the coding sequence ATGAGTGTTTCCCGAATCATATACGTGATTCTGTTTTTTATCGCTTCTTGGTCCCTCTATTATTTGATGGACAAAGAAAGCAAACCTGATATTCAAGTAGCTCCGAATGCCGAGCTACCTATGTTTAGCGGCAACAACCTAAATAATGTCTCTTATAACAATTTAGGGGTTCGCAGCTATGTAATTGAATCGGACCATTTGGAATATTACGCCAAAAGTGGTGACACCTTATTCCAAAGTCCGGTGTTGAAAGTGTATCAGGATGGAACAACCCAAGAGTGGGAAATTACCGCAGATAGGGCTGTATTATCGAAAAAGCAAGTACTTACCTTGTATGATAATGTGACTGCAAAAAACTTGTTCAAAGATTCAGGTTTTAGCAAAATGGTCACCAAACAGCTTAGTATCAAGTTGGATTCTCGTGATTTTTGGGCAGATACACCAGTGGACCTATTTGGCCCTCAATTTGAAACACACGGTCAGGCGATGAAAGGTAATTTTGCTGACAACTCGGCTGTCCTTTATAAACACGTTCAAGGTAGATATGAGAATTTCACACCTTAG
- the lptA gene encoding lipopolysaccharide transport periplasmic protein LptA, whose product MRISHLSLLACLLVSGQTLALSTDSQQPVYIDSNSQQLDMKSNRVTFLGNVKLKQGSININADKLIVIRNEATGKIQDIQGFGQLATFSQLTDEGKTLYGEAEQLYYKMANDELIMIDKAMLAQDDSEIRGKKIRYKISLQKLIADSDGDGRVSTVLQPQTIQQK is encoded by the coding sequence ATGAGAATTTCACACCTTAGTCTATTGGCTTGCCTTTTGGTAAGTGGACAAACATTGGCTTTATCGACAGACAGTCAGCAGCCTGTGTACATTGACTCAAATAGTCAACAACTGGATATGAAAAGCAACCGCGTGACCTTCTTGGGTAATGTAAAACTCAAACAAGGCAGTATCAATATTAACGCGGATAAGCTTATCGTGATACGTAATGAGGCTACCGGTAAAATCCAAGATATTCAGGGATTTGGACAGCTTGCAACTTTCTCGCAATTGACGGATGAGGGTAAGACCCTTTACGGTGAAGCAGAACAGTTGTACTACAAAATGGCCAATGATGAGCTGATCATGATCGACAAGGCAATGCTCGCTCAAGATGACAGTGAGATCCGCGGTAAAAAAATCCGTTACAAGATCTCTTTGCAAAAACTGATCGCAGACAGTGATGGTGATGGGCGCGTGTCCACCGTCTTACAACCTCAAACGATACAGCAGAAGTAA
- the lptB gene encoding LPS export ABC transporter ATP-binding protein has protein sequence MSVLKAEHLAKSYKKRKVVSDVSLEVQSGQIVGLLGPNGAGKTTSFYMIVGLVARDEGKISIDDKDISVLPMHSRSRLGIGYLPQEASIFRKLSVEDNIMAVLQTREEMTREQRQDKLEDLLEEFHIQHIRKSAGMALSGGERRRVEIARALAANPQFILLDEPFAGVDPISVIDIKKIIEHLRDRGLGVLITDHNVRETLDVCEKAYIVSQGRLIAEGTPQEVLNHEQVKQVYLGEQFRL, from the coding sequence ATGTCGGTACTAAAAGCGGAACACCTAGCGAAAAGCTACAAAAAACGCAAAGTTGTCTCTGATGTGAGCCTTGAGGTGCAATCGGGTCAAATCGTAGGCCTACTGGGTCCAAACGGCGCTGGGAAAACCACGTCGTTTTATATGATTGTCGGCCTTGTTGCCCGTGATGAAGGTAAAATCTCGATAGACGACAAGGACATAAGTGTGTTACCAATGCACAGTCGCTCTCGATTGGGAATTGGTTATTTACCTCAAGAAGCGTCGATTTTCCGTAAGTTATCCGTGGAGGATAACATTATGGCTGTGCTACAAACTCGTGAAGAGATGACCCGTGAGCAACGTCAAGATAAGCTCGAAGACTTATTAGAAGAGTTCCACATTCAACATATTCGTAAAAGTGCTGGTATGGCACTGTCAGGGGGCGAACGTCGCCGAGTTGAGATTGCTCGTGCGCTAGCCGCTAACCCTCAGTTCATTTTGTTGGATGAACCTTTTGCTGGCGTTGACCCCATTTCGGTCATTGACATTAAAAAGATAATAGAACACCTGCGAGATCGCGGTCTTGGTGTCTTGATTACTGACCATAACGTACGTGAAACACTTGATGTGTGTGAAAAAGCGTACATTGTAAGTCAAGGACGACTGATCGCTGAAGGTACACCTCAAGAGGTGCTAAACCATGAGCAGGTTAAACAAGTTTATCTTGGCGAACAATTCCGTCTATGA
- a CDS encoding RNA polymerase factor sigma-54, with the protein MKPSLQLKLGQQLAMTPQLQQAIRLLQLSTLDLQQEIQEALDSNPLLDVEEGSDEVIAQDDSKSAANELEEREPSAEVTSEPEPQDSSDVFEKSEISSELEIDTTWDDVYSANTGSTGLAMDDDAPVYQGETTQSLQDYLLWQLDLTPFSETDRTIAYALIDAIDDYGYLTQSLEEILENFENDDIEIEEIEAVRKRIQQFDPLGAASLNLQDCLLLQLATFPSDTPWLEEAKLLLSQYIDQLGNRDYKLILKEAKLKEDELREALQLIQQLDPRPGSRIAEDHAEYVIPDVSVYKEHGKWVVAINPDSVPKLKVNQQYADLVRGNSSESNYIRTNLQEAKWLIKSLESRNETLLKVAKCIVEHQRDFFEYGEEAMKPMVLNDVALAVDMHESTISRVTTQKYMHTPRGIFELKYFFSSHVSTDNGGECSSTAIRALIKKLVSAENTAKPLSDSKIAALLADQGIQVARRTIAKYRESLGIAPSSQRKRLL; encoded by the coding sequence ATGAAACCTTCGTTACAGCTAAAACTAGGTCAACAATTAGCAATGACTCCCCAGCTTCAACAGGCAATTCGTCTGTTGCAGCTATCTACGCTCGATTTGCAACAAGAGATACAAGAGGCTTTGGATTCCAACCCTCTGCTTGATGTAGAAGAAGGCTCTGATGAAGTCATTGCGCAAGATGATAGCAAATCAGCTGCGAACGAACTTGAAGAGAGAGAACCCAGCGCAGAAGTGACATCTGAGCCAGAACCGCAAGACAGCTCTGATGTTTTTGAAAAATCTGAAATCAGTTCAGAACTCGAAATCGATACCACTTGGGATGATGTGTACAGCGCCAACACTGGTAGTACCGGACTCGCAATGGATGACGATGCTCCTGTCTATCAAGGTGAAACCACGCAATCTCTTCAAGACTACCTACTCTGGCAATTAGACTTAACCCCTTTTAGTGAGACAGACAGAACCATCGCTTACGCACTTATTGATGCAATCGATGATTACGGCTATCTCACCCAGTCATTAGAAGAGATTCTCGAAAACTTTGAAAATGACGATATTGAAATAGAAGAAATCGAGGCCGTTCGCAAACGTATTCAACAGTTCGATCCGTTAGGCGCTGCCTCCCTAAATCTTCAAGACTGCCTTTTGCTTCAACTAGCTACCTTTCCTAGTGATACACCATGGCTAGAAGAAGCCAAACTACTCCTTTCTCAGTATATTGATCAACTTGGAAACCGCGATTACAAACTCATTTTAAAAGAGGCTAAACTCAAAGAAGATGAATTACGTGAAGCGCTTCAACTGATACAGCAGTTGGATCCAAGGCCTGGTAGCCGTATTGCTGAAGATCACGCGGAATATGTGATTCCAGATGTCTCAGTATATAAAGAACACGGCAAATGGGTTGTGGCTATAAATCCAGATAGCGTTCCGAAACTGAAGGTGAATCAACAGTATGCGGATCTTGTACGCGGTAATAGCAGCGAGAGCAACTATATCCGAACCAATTTGCAAGAGGCAAAGTGGTTGATCAAGAGCTTAGAAAGCCGAAATGAGACTTTACTCAAAGTTGCTAAATGCATCGTTGAACATCAACGCGATTTCTTCGAGTATGGTGAAGAAGCCATGAAGCCGATGGTGCTAAATGACGTCGCCCTTGCTGTAGATATGCACGAATCAACCATTTCTCGAGTCACCACTCAGAAATATATGCATACCCCACGAGGCATATTCGAATTGAAGTACTTTTTCTCTAGCCATGTTAGCACCGATAACGGTGGAGAGTGTTCATCAACTGCGATTCGCGCACTGATCAAAAAGTTGGTTTCTGCTGAAAATACAGCAAAACCTCTCAGTGATAGCAAAATCGCAGCCCTACTTGCTGACCAAGGAATTCAAGTCGCAAGACGGACGATAGCTAAGTACCGAGAGTCGTTGGGAATAGCTCCTTCAAGTCAGCGTAAACGCCTGCTATAA
- the hpf gene encoding ribosome hibernation promoting factor, with protein sequence MQININGHHIDLTDSMQDYVNTKFDKLERFFDQITNVQVILRVEKLRQIAEATLHVSQGEIHATAENDNMYAAIDELVDKLVRQLNKHKEKLSSH encoded by the coding sequence ATGCAAATCAATATTAATGGCCATCACATTGATCTTACCGATTCAATGCAAGACTACGTAAATACGAAATTTGATAAACTTGAACGCTTTTTTGATCAAATAACCAACGTTCAAGTGATATTACGTGTTGAAAAATTACGCCAGATCGCAGAAGCTACGCTCCATGTGAGTCAAGGTGAGATTCACGCCACTGCGGAAAACGATAACATGTATGCCGCTATCGACGAGTTGGTGGATAAACTCGTACGACAACTTAACAAGCATAAAGAAAAGCTAAGTAGCCATTAA
- the ptsN gene encoding PTS IIA-like nitrogen regulatory protein PtsN: MQLSEVLTLDCTKSAVPCSSKKRALEIISEIAAEHSGQNATELFESMLSREKMGSTGIGNGIAIPHARMPECEKAVAVLVQCEEPIEFDAIDNRPVDLLFALLVPESQCKEHLKTLSCMAERLNDKQTLKQLRGATSDQELFDIMVSQPQPQ; this comes from the coding sequence ATGCAATTAAGCGAAGTGTTGACACTGGACTGCACCAAGAGTGCGGTCCCTTGTTCAAGTAAAAAAAGAGCCCTAGAAATCATCAGTGAAATCGCTGCAGAGCATTCCGGTCAAAATGCCACAGAGCTATTTGAAAGCATGCTAAGTAGAGAGAAAATGGGCAGTACAGGTATTGGTAACGGGATAGCTATTCCTCATGCGCGTATGCCTGAGTGTGAAAAAGCGGTCGCGGTATTAGTGCAATGTGAAGAACCTATCGAATTCGATGCGATTGATAATCGCCCTGTCGACTTGCTGTTTGCACTTCTCGTTCCTGAATCTCAGTGTAAAGAGCACCTCAAAACCTTGTCCTGCATGGCAGAACGTCTGAATGATAAACAGACGCTCAAACAGCTTCGTGGCGCAACCAGTGATCAAGAGCTGTTCGACATTATGGTTAGCCAACCACAACCTCAATAA